In the Necator americanus strain Aroian chromosome X, whole genome shotgun sequence genome, CTTCCAACTAGAGCCAACATCTCAGTGCTAAATAATGTCGTATAAAGATGATTAATTGAACCCGGATAAGACTTTAGACTTAATACTTTATGTTTTAGAGGTTACCCCTATTTATTCGAGGATCAATCCCAaaagtaatttattttaaaaatataatattcccGCATGAATTTGTTACACAGGGAAATACGTTTTCGTTCAACCTGTCCTTTTCATCTGAGAATAATGCAAAATTCATTAGTTTCGAGAAAATACACATGTGATGGACAGTCACGAACGATTTATCAAACAAAATCCCGCGCAGAAAACTCAATCAAACTCATAGCCTATCGGCTCTCGTAGCTGCTCTCGAAGTGTCGTCTCCGGATCTCGGCGTCTCAGACACTCCTGTACTCTCCTCGACCTCATCTATTTTATTCCCATCAACAGGTTTCCCCGTTGTTATCACCCTTGAATCCTCCGGAACTGTTTCTTCCGACTCTGAGTCTGCAGAGGTCGTTGTAGTCTCCGATGCTTTTGGGCCTTCTGGCGCTTCTGTGTGATCCGGAACGTCTGTGACCTCTGGGTCGACTGTGCTgtcttcggaaaaaaaactccctttTGTTAGGGGGGTTCCGTTGCCATCCGTGACTGTTGTGTTTCCGTTAACTGTGGTGTAAACTTCAGTCTGTCCGTCGATCGTTAGTCGAACAGTGCTCTCACTGTGTCCATTTTTTAACAGCTTTTTTGTACTAAATGAATAGGAAGAATTTCTGGGTATAACTGcgatcattttctttcctccaATCGTCTGCTTAATTACTGTTGTTCCGTTGACTGAANNNNNNNNNNNNNNNNNNNNNNNNNNNNNNNNNNNNNNNNNNNNNNNNNNNNNNNNNNNNNNNNNNNNNNNNNNNNNNNNNNNNNNNNNNNNNNNNNNNNNNNNNNNNNNNNNNNNNNNNNNNNNNNNNNNNNNNNNNNNNNNNNNNNNNNNNNNNNNNNNNNNNNNNNNNNNNNNNNNNNNNNNNNNNNNNNNNNNNNNNNNNNNNNNNNNNNNNNNNNNNNNNNNNNNNNNNNNNNNNNNNNNNNNNNNNNNNNNNNNNNNNNNNNNNNNNNNNNNNNNNNNNNNNNNNNNNNNNNNNNNNNNNNNNNNNNNNNNNNNNNNNNNNNNNNNNNNNNNNNNNNNNNNNNNNNNNNNNNNNNNNNNNNNNNNNNNNNNNNNNNNNNNNNNNNNNNNNNNNNNNNNNNNNNNNNNNNNNNNNNNNNNNNNNNNNNNNNNNNNNNNNNNNNNNNNNNNNNNNNNNNNNNNNNNNNNNNNNNNNNNNNNNNNNNNNNNNNNNNNTTAGTTCAGTACTCGGCACTCgaacctttttttgtttctttttctcttaacgATTGTATGTGTTTCTATTATAAGTTCGCAATATATTTACCAGTAATATTGCATTCAATTACTCTGAAGGAAACTTCTATAAATTTCTGGGTACAACTGTAATTGTTAGCAAGTCTTGGAGTTTCTTTTTcggggattttttcttttctttttttccaaattcgaatttttccttttttttatgagtATGTAGATCAATATGTGCATACTTGATTTTACAACGTCATCCgctctttctttttagaaaaagaatcaaTTAGAGGGCTGAATGAGggtcatttttccaaattcacATATCTCGGAACTTTCTTCGAAGTTTCTCCGACGAACACTCTGAGTATCATGTTTTAACGAAAAGAGTGATTTGGTAATTATTTACAGCCAAGTTTTTTATTGATCAACATTTTGGATGTATCACGGAATCCAAAAACTGTCAGGAAATATTACTTGAGAGAACAAAACCTTTTTCCCATACACGCGTTTAAGGGAAGCAAACAAATTTTCTGCTTAGTAAGAATCACAGTGAACACGATGCCAAgtacaaaaaattaaagtcaCGTATTCCTCGGAATTACATCCTCGTAGTCTAAGTTCAAATATCTATCTATCCGCTTTGATGCCCTTTTtccaggagttttttttttcgttaaagaTTTCTCATCGTCGCGACtgtgagattttcttttcagcgtAGGCTCCTTTAAATCCTATTTCCAGTACCCAGAGACTAATTCGTGGCAAAAACGTCCCGCATTCCAAGGGAATGTCTCAACATATATGGCATACTTgtgggtgttttcaaataaataattttatatatatatatatatatatatatatatatatgtatatatatgtgtatattctttagaaaaacaatgttttccCTGTAATACtctattcattcttttctataatttctgcatttttgtCCCTCTTCTTTATGATACGAGAAACTACTTGAATGTATTCATTCCGACATTgtcatttttaaattctatttcGTAAATGTTTCCTTCAcctctttcttattttcctccACATTCCTCTTTGTTCTTACATTGTACGATTATTATCATAAAAGAAATATAGGTTATATAATGAATGtattaattttgaattaataAATGTAAGTCATTAGGAGCGGAATTTAAGCACAGAGGAAGAGTTTCGGTGTCAGAACGGACAGCTAGGACTTTTTATGTTGATGAATGCCCCAATTCGATCTAgatatttacttgtttattcattAAGTTAGAGAAATATTCCACAATGTTTATCCCTGTGCGTTTTACAAATGTGCTCAGGGACACCCTTCTTACCGCTTTTGGTGCATGATCAAAAACAACGGAgccttttttgtctttttatgtTATACGTACAACAAATGCTATATTGAAAATTAGTAAATAacgcctgaaaaaaaatagaaatgaaactgCCGAAGTGGTTCATCGAAATataagaagaattttgtcATACTCATCTGATATTTGTGACTACTGCTATAATCCTATGaatgtttcttatttcttatgtGTTTTTAGAATTAATTGTTTCATTCGTACCATAAATATACGAGCtcctgttcaaaaaaaaaaaactcatagtGTAGATCcatctattctattttttcacacTTTCATTGAAACTTGGATGcacctcaaaagaaaaaacaagcggttaacaacagaaacaaaagacaacaacaaacaacatattttttcatccttctcaAATATGCCATTTAATAACAATGTCCTTGGTTGAGGACAGTGTTCAATCTAAACGGTTATGACCAATATAATCTTCGTcagaagctgaaaaaaaacattcacgaTCTATccacatttcttcatttcaatcCTCAATCCCGTCTCCACTCAAATGATCCATGCAGAAGACGCATCGGAATTATCCCTCTTTTCTGAGTGTTAGGATTTGCGAGCAAGGTCGATTCGAAACAAATCGAGATGCTCTTCAAAAGCGAACGAAAGCAAATAAGGTTGTTTTGagtatttttctaacaagTGCAGCAATTTTTAATCGAGTAGAGGGAGGAAAGGATTCACTCGAGTAGTATTTCGAATGTTAGAATGATTTGCGTTTAGATTCGATTATTTTACACTgattattccagaaattaaGAATTTAACAGGTAAGGATATTTTGcccaatttttaaaatcataaaAACGATATTAAGTGGATAAAGTAAACGAGTAAACAATATGTTAATTTAATCATTTATTATAAAATTCGATGTTTGCAATACTTCCAAATAAACTCGGCTCCATTCCTATGGTAGTATCGGAAACCGTAAAACGTTTCTAAATCGAATTGTTTATCAACAACATTATTTCCTGTGCATGCTGACGAGTTCACGTAGAAATATCATCGCAAACAAAGTCGGGCAAGCGTCAATAGAAGGCTGCGGGTGGGTCTACGGCTTTTATGTTTAATTAAGTATCTCCCAGTACATGATTCAATTTCGTGCGCTCTTCGCATCCACGGCTCGACTACAATCTGGCCACGATGACAACGTTAGCCGGATTTGTGGCGTGGATTTTTCAAGTTCCGTGCTCGTTGACGATAACATACGTagcttttggtttttttcttttcacagtAACCAGCACCTCTCTATATTATTAAATACCGTAACCATATCCAGAATGTTtcgatttctttctgttcaaaaaaagcCGGATCTGCGATTTATATCGCTTGTCAATATATTTCTTTCACCCTTTTTTTCATATCCTAGGTGGTGGCTTTAATTGATGTGTCATTTCAATAGCTTCAATTGCTGGACGCTGACAGCATTTGGCACTGGCTAATGCGGACATCCCTCTTCTCATTCAAAGCACTCGATTCGTGGTGGGATTCGTTCTGCGGATTACAGGTCAACTTATTCGATATGAAAATTTGCGTGTGCATGCAATCGCATTTTCGTTGCCTACAAATTTTCGCATTGTCCCCATGAGTCGCCTCCGTTTCCCCCACATTTCTACATTCCTTCTATGGTTTTTGTTTCAAGTTCAAGCGAATTTGTAGTCTCCCCGAACATTGACGCTTATTTTTTCATCGGTTGTCGAAATAAGCTTACTGAGAAGTGTGTTAATGACTCTCCCTCGGCGATGTACTGTGACGTTCGTTCCGACGAAAATGTGACAGATATCGTTAGTCCGTCAACGCTCGTCCTACATTAACATCGGAACGTCGTCGTCTTTCCGAGTACTAGCGCAATGTTCAGTCGTGGACATTTCTGATACCTCGATCCTCAGCCCTAATTGTGGAAATGTTGGCTATTATCGCCGCGTGTGTAATTTCATGCACATACGGCTGTTACGCTGAACGAAAACATGCTGAATAGGAGCAGTTTAGAAGAACTTTCCGCTCGGCTCTCATCTTCAattctacactttttttctcgtaatatCTTCTTTCATAATAATGTTTTTCTACGAGTCATGTTTTCCAGCCCTCAGACATTCAGTTTTTGATTCTGATTCCTCTACGAATAACAAGTTATAAATCACGTTTTTGGGTAGAAGAGGATAGAAATTGTGTCACATAGATAATGCGTTCTCttgattttatgattttttttctttgaaatggtTAAAGAATTAGCAAGTATGCATTCAGAGGAAATGTCATCAACAAGCAAAAACACAACATTAATTGTATCCCTTATCTCCTATATTAAATCTTTTGAAAACGATTCATTTCACCCTCTTCTGTCTCTTTTCCAAAGTTGTGCACATACTTAGTCAACCGCAGTTCTATCGTTTCttgtctgtttgtttgttttaagtGGACATCTTTGGCGGTCGGACCGCAGTTGAAATAGTTCATGTAAATTCGCAAGCATATTGCGGTATACGCAAATTTTTATGGCGATTATTAATTGGGGTTTTCAGTTAAATGTTGCAAAACTTCTgatcatatttcttttctccactGTTTATAGCGCAGGTAAGCGAAGAAATACGTAATCATAAGCAGAAGACAGACATCATAAacaatttatatatatatatatatatatttgatgATTCGCTGGAGAAGTAGAACACTTTTTGCTTCGCTTCAACCGCAACATTGCTCGCATATGTTCATTCGTAATTGTTTACTGTGCCAGGAGTAAAATGAATTGACTATGATATCTGCATCTAAAAGGTAACGTCAGAATCTATTCATTTTCCTCACGAAACTGAAGCAATACTGCCATAACAACTCTTTGACGTCTTCACAAGTTACCTGTCCTGgaaagattgaaaaatattGCTCCTAGGATGTGCCAgcttagttccttttttttgtgaacataGTCGCTTCCTAATGTTTCGATGACGATTAATTGGGAACAGCGTTGAGGATGAGAAAAACACGGAAAAGAAAGTCTTGAGTGGTTCGTCTAGTATTAGCTTTCCATATGAATCCCCGTGGTGTCGAAAATGTCTGCATTAAAATCATCCTTAATCTTCATCATCTCCAATCTacattttctggagaaaactTGCGTATACGTCTGTAATCGTCACACAATTTTCATCCAAACTTCATTGATGCGAGTAGCTGGAAGGTTTCTACGGCTCTCATGTGTAGCAAtccacggaaaaaaaaacatcagtatcaatccttttttttctacggaaCTCAACAAAAAATACTCATCAGTCACCTAAAAGTTAGAATTCTGTGTTTGgggatttttctctcaatcCGAGAAGTATTAGAATCTGCGATCCTGCCCATTCTTCCTCAATCGAATTTGTGAAAGCGAAACAGAACGTCAACGCTTTCCGAAATCTTGGGATAGAACCGAGAAAAAAGCGGGGGaaagtttttaaatgaattattCTCTAGAATAGGTTCCGTCACTCAACATTGTAAAGGCTCTCATAATATCTTTTTACAACAGTTCTTCGACTAATAATTTCCTCTCAGACGATCGTATTAATTGAGAACATAAAAAGACTACTCTTTTTACGTGAATTTCatataatttcataatttttatttgatcgcAATCTTCTTTGAACTAATTTAATCTTTGTATGTATTACACATTTGTCATTAAAGTTATGtgtgaaaaaaactttagaaattttaacctaaaaatttctaataaagAGTATTCTAGGTGTATGTCTTAATTCCTGATCTCACATCGCTTTCTCTCGGCTTAAAAATCATTTCCGTTTATTTTATGCAATAAATCACGATTTCTATTTGTTGCtacaatcaaaaaaagaatgtaagaataagaaaacgTTCACTTCCcgagaaacacaaaaaaagaatagcaaTTTGCATTTATCATGCAAAATTGGAACGTTCTCGACGTTTCCACTGTTTGGGggaagtgaaacctatgaatatCGAACTAGACTTGTCTTCATACGAGTGTGAAACGAACTAGACTTGTCTTCATACGAGTGTGA is a window encoding:
- a CDS encoding hypothetical protein (NECATOR_CHRX.G26157.T1) gives rise to the protein MIAVIPRNSSYSFSTKKLLKNGHSESTVRLTIDGQTEVYTTVNGNTTVTDGNGTPLTKGSFFSEDSTVDPEVTDVPDHTEAPEGPKASETTTTSADSESEETVPEDSRVITTGKPVDGNKIDEVEESTGVSETPRSGDDTSRAATRADRL